In Mycolicibacterium phocaicum, one DNA window encodes the following:
- the usfY gene encoding protein UsfY yields the protein MDHSRTTQPHAGESFIDTLWLPGLGLIALGIVTIAGFVFATAYHRADLQLPLGLIAGALVTAGALVITFEHLRVKRVEQRWLADHPERSLHAG from the coding sequence GTGGATCATTCCCGAACCACCCAGCCGCATGCCGGTGAATCCTTCATCGACACGTTGTGGCTGCCTGGCCTGGGCCTGATCGCACTCGGCATCGTCACCATCGCCGGCTTCGTCTTCGCAACCGCGTATCACCGCGCGGACCTTCAGCTACCGCTCGGCCTGATCGCCGGAGCGCTGGTCACCGCGGGAGCTCTCGTCATCACGTTCGAGCATCTGCGGGTGAAGCGAGTCGAACAGCGTTGGCTGGCCGACCATCCCGAACGGAGCCTGCACGCAGGCTGA
- a CDS encoding GNAT family N-acetyltransferase produces MLTDKNGEPVEVTQEADRFSIAVDGKPVGLTAFIEHGEQRVFYHTEIDPAFGGRGLASVLIAQALATTRQQGKRIVAICPMVKAYVEKHHDFDDILDPRTPEILRLLPR; encoded by the coding sequence ATGCTCACCGACAAGAACGGCGAACCTGTCGAGGTGACCCAGGAAGCCGACCGATTCAGCATCGCGGTCGACGGAAAGCCCGTGGGGCTCACCGCTTTCATCGAACACGGTGAGCAGCGGGTTTTCTACCACACCGAGATCGATCCGGCGTTCGGCGGGCGCGGACTGGCCAGTGTCCTGATCGCTCAGGCCCTGGCGACGACGCGGCAGCAGGGCAAGCGCATCGTGGCGATCTGCCCGATGGTCAAGGCATACGTCGAGAAGCATCACGACTTCGACGACATCCTCGATCCGCGGACGCCGGAGATTCTGCGGCTGCTGCCGCGCTAG
- a CDS encoding carboxymuconolactone decarboxylase family protein — protein MDTTEPGPAHVHIDKQSPHAYRTLVAVATAVSKTAAEAGLSPALVELINTRVSLINGCPSCLEIHHRRAVKAGVTDKQLATLRAWRDTELFSEPERAALRLAEITTTLPDHDTAEREYARARAVLNDDEISAVIWVATAINAFNRVSILSRHPVRP, from the coding sequence ATGGACACCACCGAACCGGGCCCCGCGCACGTGCACATCGACAAGCAGTCGCCCCATGCCTACCGGACGCTGGTGGCGGTCGCGACCGCGGTCAGCAAGACCGCCGCCGAGGCCGGGTTGTCGCCGGCGCTGGTCGAGCTGATCAACACGCGTGTCTCACTGATCAACGGCTGCCCGTCGTGCCTGGAGATCCATCACCGTCGCGCGGTGAAGGCCGGCGTGACCGACAAGCAGCTGGCGACGTTGCGCGCCTGGCGGGACACCGAGCTGTTCTCCGAGCCGGAACGGGCCGCGCTGCGGCTCGCCGAGATCACCACGACGCTGCCCGACCACGACACCGCCGAACGCGAATATGCAAGGGCGCGAGCGGTACTGAACGACGACGAGATTTCCGCCGTGATCTGGGTGGCCACCGCGATCAACGCCTTCAACCGGGTGTCGATCCTGAGCCGGCACCCGGTGCGCCCCTAG
- the recD gene encoding exodeoxyribonuclease V subunit alpha translates to MDWRQVPAATGLLATFNAAGVLNAADVHVAQRCCALENESDELVALAVALAVRALREGSVCVDLTTAADDIGGDLPWPAPATLIAAVAASPLAGKAIRLDHERLLYLDRYWREEQQVCTDLLALSAQASHPVADDELERLFPPPGFAEQRAAAQLALTQPVTVLTGGPGTGKTTTVARLLALLAQAAHPGRLRIALAAPTGKAAARLQEAVSAEVARLDSADRERLSGLRAVTLHRLLGGRPDSASRFKHHRGNRLPHDVVVVDETSMVSLTLMARLLEAVRPDTRLLLVGDPDQLTSVQAGAVLADLVDGLTDHPSIKIAALYTTHRFGAAIGGLAEAIRSGDADQVLALLRAGDAAIEFIEDSEPAAALRPALVGHALKVRACALLGAGPDGLAAMDEHRLLCAHRDGPYGVRHWNRQVERWTTDETGQATWSPWYPGRPLLVTANDYALGIYNGDTGLVAAGPDGVQVYIAGATGTQRFSPSRIADVETMYALTIHKSQGSQADEVTVILPPADSRLLTRELFYTAVTRAKQKVRIVGSADEVRAAVQRQALRASGLRDRLRAGT, encoded by the coding sequence ATGGACTGGCGGCAGGTGCCCGCGGCGACCGGGCTGCTGGCGACGTTCAACGCCGCCGGCGTGCTGAACGCCGCGGATGTCCATGTGGCGCAGCGGTGTTGCGCGCTGGAGAACGAGTCCGACGAGCTCGTCGCTCTCGCGGTCGCGTTGGCCGTTCGGGCACTGCGGGAAGGCTCGGTGTGCGTCGACCTCACCACCGCCGCCGACGACATCGGCGGTGACCTGCCCTGGCCGGCACCCGCCACGCTGATCGCCGCGGTCGCGGCCAGTCCGTTGGCGGGCAAGGCCATCCGGCTGGATCACGAGCGGTTGCTGTACCTGGACCGCTACTGGCGCGAGGAACAGCAGGTGTGCACCGACCTGCTGGCGCTGTCGGCGCAGGCATCGCATCCGGTCGCCGACGACGAACTGGAACGACTTTTCCCGCCACCGGGTTTCGCCGAGCAGCGGGCCGCCGCACAACTCGCGCTGACGCAGCCGGTGACGGTGCTGACCGGTGGTCCCGGCACGGGCAAGACGACGACCGTGGCCCGGTTGCTCGCGCTTCTGGCGCAGGCCGCGCACCCGGGCCGGCTGCGGATTGCGCTCGCGGCGCCAACCGGAAAAGCTGCCGCCCGACTGCAGGAGGCCGTCTCGGCCGAGGTGGCCAGACTCGACAGCGCGGACCGGGAGCGGCTCAGCGGGCTGCGGGCCGTCACGCTGCACCGGTTGCTCGGCGGGCGTCCCGACAGCGCCTCGCGGTTCAAGCACCACCGCGGCAACCGGTTGCCGCACGACGTCGTCGTCGTCGACGAGACCTCGATGGTGTCGCTGACACTCATGGCCCGGCTGCTCGAAGCCGTTCGGCCCGACACCCGGCTGCTGCTGGTCGGCGACCCGGACCAGTTGACGTCGGTGCAGGCGGGTGCCGTACTGGCCGATCTGGTCGACGGCCTCACCGACCACCCGTCCATCAAGATCGCCGCGCTGTACACCACGCACCGCTTCGGGGCGGCGATCGGCGGGCTGGCCGAAGCGATCCGGTCCGGTGACGCCGATCAGGTGCTCGCCCTCCTGCGGGCCGGCGATGCGGCCATCGAGTTCATCGAGGATTCCGAGCCGGCCGCGGCGCTCCGCCCGGCACTGGTGGGCCATGCCCTGAAGGTGCGGGCCTGCGCACTGCTGGGCGCCGGGCCCGACGGTCTCGCGGCCATGGACGAACACCGCCTGCTGTGCGCGCACCGCGACGGGCCGTACGGGGTGCGGCACTGGAATCGTCAGGTGGAGCGCTGGACCACCGACGAGACCGGGCAGGCCACGTGGTCGCCGTGGTACCCGGGCCGCCCGCTGTTGGTCACCGCCAACGACTACGCGCTGGGTATCTACAACGGCGACACCGGCCTGGTCGCCGCCGGGCCCGACGGCGTGCAGGTGTACATCGCGGGTGCGACTGGGACGCAACGTTTCTCGCCGAGCCGGATCGCCGACGTCGAGACCATGTACGCGCTGACCATCCACAAGAGTCAGGGCTCGCAGGCCGACGAGGTGACGGTGATCCTGCCGCCCGCCGACTCCCGGCTCCTGACCCGCGAGCTCTTCTACACCGCGGTCACACGCGCGAAGCAGAAGGTGCGCATCGTCGGGTCGGCCGACGAGGTTCGGGCCGCGGTGCAGCGGCAGGCGCTGCGCGCGTCGGGGCTGCGGGACCGGCTGCGGGCGGGCACCTAG
- a CDS encoding UvrD-helicase domain-containing protein, translating to MDAFDLLGPLPDRATTTVLEASAGTGKTYALAGLVTRYVAECVATLDEMLLITFSRAATRELRERVRAQLVKTVAALADPSEDDDDLIRHLAAAEPGELVQRRARLRDALSDFDAATIATTHEFCGLVLRSLGIAGDTDSGAQLVESLDDLVGEIVSDLYLTTYGDQRDEPALSFAEALDLAKRVVGDPGAQLRPVTADPDSVAAQRLSFARAVLEELERRKRRLGVLSFDDLLSRLATALEEPDAPARDRMRRRWPIVMVDEFQDTDPVQWQVISRAFVGHSAVVLIGDPKQAIYAFRGGDIVTYLDAARSADQRLTLAENWRSDKVLVDRLQTVLKGAALGDDDIVVHPVEARTDRHRLTGAPRNDPFRLRVVARTEFGTPQRRMVPIGQLRPYIARDLAADISVLLASGAQFDGRPLTAGDIAVIVDSGLDAIPCRDALLDLGIPVVYSGDTDVFASTAAAEWLRLLDAFDTPNRSGVVRAAATTMFFGHRAADLAAGGDELTDQITTTVRQWAGLARDRGIAAVFEAVVSSGLPERVLGHRGGERHMTDLAHVSQLLHETAHRERYHLPALRDWLRRQMKDRAGPAERNRRLDSDAAAVQIMTVWRSKGLQFPVVYLPFGFNRFTKTDTVLRFHDTDGTRCLHVGGAGATDRAAAEQAGEAETAGDNVRLTYVALTRAQSQVVAWWAPSRDEQNGGLSRLLRGRRPGATAVPDCATPQTLSDDDALACFTAWEHAGGPVVEAAEPVAPMSPPAPEAPADLDVRHFHRSIDTHWRRTSYSALVRVVHDDGQAVSSEPDTALRDDESADVVPEAPPPLPGDLPSPMAQLPAGAAFGSLVHAVLERADPLSPDLTAELAARIDEQAGLWNVEVPTDELAPALVPMHDTPLGPLAPGLTLRQIGLRDRLRELDFEMPLGGGQDRPDAARDIRLGDVGALVSELLPASDPLSAYGARLQAEPLGHQRLHGYLSGSIDAVLRVPGEGGHKYLVVDYKTNRLGDFGAENTAADYTAPRLAEAMMHSDYPLQALLYSVVLHRFLRWRLPGYAPARHLGGVAYLFVRGMCGAATPLVEGNPCGVFSWQPPVELVSRLSNLLDGATS from the coding sequence ATGGACGCGTTCGATCTGCTCGGCCCGCTGCCCGACCGCGCGACGACGACGGTGCTGGAGGCCAGCGCCGGCACCGGCAAGACCTATGCCCTCGCCGGTCTGGTGACGCGCTACGTCGCCGAGTGCGTGGCCACGCTGGACGAGATGCTGCTGATCACCTTCAGCCGGGCAGCCACCCGGGAACTGCGCGAACGAGTGCGGGCGCAGCTCGTGAAGACCGTTGCCGCGCTGGCTGATCCGTCCGAGGACGACGACGACCTGATCCGTCACCTGGCGGCCGCGGAGCCCGGCGAACTGGTGCAGCGGCGTGCCCGGCTACGCGATGCGCTGTCGGATTTCGACGCCGCGACCATCGCCACCACGCACGAGTTCTGCGGTCTGGTGCTGCGTTCCCTCGGCATCGCCGGCGACACCGACTCCGGCGCGCAACTGGTCGAGAGCCTCGACGATCTGGTGGGCGAGATCGTCTCCGACCTCTACCTGACGACCTATGGGGACCAGCGCGACGAGCCCGCGCTGAGCTTCGCCGAAGCGCTGGATCTGGCCAAGAGGGTCGTCGGCGATCCTGGCGCGCAGCTGCGGCCCGTCACCGCCGACCCGGACAGCGTTGCGGCGCAGCGCCTGTCGTTCGCCCGGGCGGTGCTCGAGGAACTCGAACGCCGCAAGCGCCGGCTGGGGGTGCTGAGCTTCGACGATCTGTTGAGCCGGCTGGCCACCGCGCTCGAGGAGCCCGATGCGCCGGCCCGCGACCGGATGCGCCGGCGCTGGCCGATCGTCATGGTCGACGAGTTCCAGGACACGGACCCGGTGCAGTGGCAGGTGATCTCGCGGGCGTTCGTCGGCCACAGCGCCGTCGTCCTGATCGGCGACCCGAAGCAGGCCATCTACGCGTTCCGCGGTGGCGACATCGTCACCTACCTCGATGCCGCGCGCAGTGCCGACCAGCGGCTGACCCTGGCCGAGAACTGGCGCAGCGACAAGGTTCTGGTGGACCGGCTGCAGACGGTGCTCAAAGGTGCGGCTCTCGGCGACGACGACATCGTGGTGCACCCCGTCGAGGCCCGCACCGACCGCCACCGGCTCACCGGGGCCCCGCGCAACGATCCGTTCCGGCTCCGGGTGGTCGCGCGCACGGAGTTCGGGACGCCGCAGCGCCGGATGGTTCCGATCGGCCAGTTGCGGCCGTACATCGCCAGGGATCTCGCCGCCGACATCTCGGTGCTGCTGGCCAGCGGCGCGCAGTTCGATGGCCGGCCGCTGACCGCCGGCGATATCGCGGTGATCGTCGACAGTGGCCTCGATGCCATCCCGTGCCGGGATGCGTTGCTGGACTTGGGCATTCCGGTGGTGTACTCGGGCGATACCGATGTGTTCGCGTCGACCGCGGCGGCGGAGTGGCTGCGGCTGCTCGATGCCTTCGACACCCCGAACCGCAGTGGCGTCGTGCGGGCCGCCGCGACCACCATGTTCTTCGGCCACCGCGCGGCCGATCTGGCCGCCGGCGGCGACGAGCTGACCGACCAGATCACCACCACCGTCCGGCAGTGGGCCGGCCTGGCCAGGGACCGCGGCATCGCGGCGGTGTTCGAGGCGGTGGTGTCGTCGGGCCTGCCCGAGCGGGTACTCGGGCATCGGGGCGGTGAACGGCACATGACCGACCTCGCGCATGTCAGCCAGCTCCTGCACGAGACCGCCCACCGTGAGCGTTACCACCTACCCGCCCTGCGTGATTGGCTGCGCCGCCAGATGAAGGACCGCGCCGGCCCGGCTGAACGCAACCGCCGGCTGGACAGCGATGCCGCGGCGGTTCAGATCATGACGGTGTGGCGCAGCAAGGGGCTGCAGTTCCCTGTCGTGTATCTGCCGTTCGGGTTCAACCGGTTCACCAAGACCGACACCGTGCTGCGGTTCCACGACACCGACGGCACGCGGTGCCTGCATGTCGGTGGCGCCGGGGCCACCGACCGGGCCGCGGCGGAGCAGGCCGGCGAGGCCGAGACCGCCGGCGACAACGTCCGGCTCACCTATGTCGCGCTCACCCGGGCGCAGTCGCAGGTGGTGGCGTGGTGGGCGCCGTCGCGCGACGAGCAGAACGGGGGCCTGTCGCGACTGCTGCGGGGCCGCCGGCCCGGCGCCACCGCGGTACCCGACTGCGCCACGCCGCAGACGCTTTCCGACGACGACGCGCTGGCGTGCTTCACCGCGTGGGAGCACGCGGGCGGTCCGGTGGTCGAGGCGGCCGAGCCCGTCGCGCCGATGTCGCCGCCGGCGCCGGAGGCCCCCGCGGACCTGGACGTGCGGCATTTCCATCGCAGCATCGACACGCATTGGCGACGGACGTCGTACTCGGCGCTGGTGCGCGTCGTGCACGACGACGGGCAGGCGGTGAGCAGCGAACCGGACACCGCGCTGCGGGATGACGAATCCGCCGACGTCGTTCCCGAGGCACCGCCTCCGCTGCCCGGCGACCTGCCGTCGCCGATGGCGCAGCTGCCCGCCGGCGCCGCGTTCGGCTCGCTGGTGCACGCCGTGCTCGAACGCGCCGACCCGCTGTCCCCGGATCTGACGGCCGAACTGGCAGCCCGGATCGACGAGCAGGCGGGGTTGTGGAACGTCGAGGTGCCGACCGATGAGCTGGCGCCGGCCCTGGTGCCGATGCACGACACCCCACTCGGCCCGTTGGCGCCGGGCCTGACGCTGCGACAGATCGGCTTGCGGGATCGGTTGCGGGAACTGGATTTCGAGATGCCGCTGGGCGGTGGCCAGGACCGGCCGGACGCGGCGCGGGACATCCGCCTCGGCGACGTCGGCGCGCTGGTGAGCGAACTGCTGCCGGCTTCCGATCCGTTGTCGGCCTACGGCGCGCGGTTGCAGGCCGAACCGCTCGGACACCAGCGGTTGCACGGCTATCTGTCGGGTTCCATCGACGCGGTGCTGCGGGTGCCGGGCGAGGGCGGCCACAAGTATCTGGTGGTCGACTACAAAACGAACCGACTGGGCGACTTCGGCGCCGAGAACACCGCGGCGGACTATACGGCGCCCCGGCTCGCCGAAGCCATGATGCATTCCGACTACCCGCTGCAGGCGTTGCTGTATTCGGTTGTGCTGCACCGATTCCTGCGGTGGCGGCTACCCGGCTACGCGCCCGCCCGGCATCTGGGCGGTGTGGCCTACCTGTTCGTGCGGGGCATGTGCGGCGCGGCGACTCCCCTGGTCGAGGGGAACCCGTGCGGCGTGTTCAGCTGGCAGCCCCCGGTCGAGCTGGTGAGCCGGCTGTCGAATCTCCTGGATGGGGCGACATCATGA